Proteins encoded together in one Sinorhizobium sp. B11 window:
- a CDS encoding response regulator: MEHIDHILIVDDDREIRELVSSYLKKNGLRASVAADGRQMRSFLEGNTVDLIVLDVMMPGDDGLVLCRELRAGKHKATPILMLTARSDEMDRIIGLEMGADDYLPKPFAARELLARIKAVLRRTRALPPNLQISEAGQWLRFGDWRLDTVGRHLLDRQGTEIALSGAEYRLLRVFIDHPQRVLNRDQLLNLTQGRDAELFDRSIDLLVSRVRQRLGDDAREPTYIKTVRSEGYVFSVPVEIEEARS, from the coding sequence ATGGAGCATATCGACCATATCCTGATCGTCGATGACGATCGTGAAATCCGTGAGCTGGTTTCGAGCTATCTGAAGAAGAACGGTCTTCGGGCGTCAGTCGCGGCCGATGGCCGACAGATGCGCAGTTTTCTCGAAGGCAATACGGTCGATCTCATCGTGCTCGACGTCATGATGCCGGGTGACGACGGGCTCGTGCTCTGCCGCGAGCTGCGTGCTGGTAAGCATAAGGCTACGCCGATCCTGATGCTCACGGCCAGGAGCGACGAGATGGATCGCATCATCGGGCTGGAGATGGGTGCCGACGATTATCTGCCGAAACCCTTCGCAGCGCGCGAATTGCTGGCGCGCATAAAGGCTGTGCTGCGACGCACGCGCGCTCTGCCTCCGAACCTGCAGATCTCGGAGGCGGGGCAATGGCTTCGTTTCGGCGACTGGCGTCTCGATACTGTCGGCCGGCATCTTCTCGACAGGCAGGGAACGGAGATTGCGCTCAGCGGTGCCGAATATCGGCTGCTGCGCGTCTTCATCGATCATCCCCAGCGGGTGCTCAACCGCGATCAGCTCTTGAACCTGACCCAGGGCCGCGATGCGGAACTCTTCGACCGCTCGATCGACCTTCTGGTCAGCCGCGTGCGTCAGCGATTGGGCGATGACGCACGCGAGCCGACCTATATCAAGACGGTGCGCAGCGAGGGTTACGTCTTTTCCGTTCCGGTGGAGATTGAAGAGGCGAGGTCATGA